A single genomic interval of Theropithecus gelada isolate Dixy chromosome 16, Tgel_1.0, whole genome shotgun sequence harbors:
- the LOC112610013 gene encoding keratin-associated protein 9-2: MTNCCSPCCQPTCCRTTCCRTTCWKPTTVTTCSSTPCCQPSCCVSSCCQPCCRPTCCQNTCCQPTCVTSCCQPTCVTSCCQPSCCSTPCCQPSCCGSSCCGQTNCGSSCCQPSSCAPVYCRRTCYHPTCVCLPGCLNQSCGSSCCQPCCRPACCETTCCRTTCFQPTCVSSCCQPVCC; encoded by the coding sequence ATGACCAACTGTTGCTCCCCTTGCTGCCAGCCTACGTGCTGCAGGACCACCTGCTGCAGGACCACCTGCTGGAAGCCCACCACTGTGACCACCTGCAGCAGCACACCCTGCTGCCAGCCCTCCTGCTGTGTGTCCAGCTGCTGCCAGCCTTGCTGCCGCCCAACTTGCTGTCAAAACACCTGCTGCCAGCCCACCTGTGTGACCAGCTGCTGCCAGCCCACCTGTGTGACCAGCTGCTGCCAGCCTTCCTGCTGCAGCACACCCTGCTGCCAGCCCTCCTGCTGTGGGTCCAGCTGCTGTGGCCAAACCAACTGTGGGTCCAGCTGCTGCCAGCCCAGCTCCTGTGCACCTGTCTACTGCAGGAGAACCTGCTACCACCCCACATGTGTCTGCCTGCCTGGTTGCCTAAACCAGAGCTGTGGCTCCAGCTGCTGCCAGCCCTGCTGCCGCCCAGCCTGCTGTGAGACCACCTGCTGCAGGACCACTTGTTTCCAGCCCACCTGTGTGAGCAGTTGCTGCCAGCCTGTTTGCTGCTGA
- the LOC112609864 gene encoding keratin-associated protein 9-2-like, which produces MTHCCSSCCQPTCCRTTCHRTTCWKPTTVTTCSSTPCCQPSCCVSSCFQPCCHPTCCQNTCCRTTCCQPICVTTCCQPSCCSTPCCQPTCCGSSYCGQTSCGQTSSCAPVYCRRTCCHPTCICLSGCLNQSCGSSCCQPCCRPACCVSTCCQPSCC; this is translated from the coding sequence ATGACCCACTGCTGCTCCTCTTGCTGTCAGCCTACGTGCTGCAGGACCACCTGTCACAGGACCACCTGCTGGAAGCCCACCACTGTGACCACCTGCAGCAGCACACCCTGCTGCCAGCCCTCCTGCTGTGTGTCCAGCTGCttccagccttgctgccacccaACTTGCTGTCAAAACACCTGCTGTAGGACCACCTGCTGCCAGCCCATTTGTGTGACCACCTGCTGCCAGCCTTCCTGCTGCAGCACACCCTGCTGCCAGCCCACCTGCTGTGGGTCCAGCTACTGTGGCCAAACCAGCTGTGGCCAAACCAGCTCCTGTGCACCTGTCTACTGCAGGAGAACCTGCTGCCACCCTACATGCATCTGCCTGTCTGGTTGCCTAAACCAGAGCTGTGGATCCAGCTGCTGCCAACCCTGCTGCCGCCCAGCCTGCTGTGTGTCCACCTGCTGCCAGCCTTCTTGTTGCTGA